Proteins from one Aythya fuligula isolate bAytFul2 chromosome 11, bAytFul2.pri, whole genome shotgun sequence genomic window:
- the PDCD7 gene encoding programmed cell death protein 7: protein MAAPPPPPFPGRFAPPFRSFPPGPFPPAPPPAPSSSFSGRPLPFSAVSAAPPPFLLPPEAAPYFPAPRPAAAPPLFPPWPSSERPPAGRGAPPGAAEAEEEAQQRQRDEQWLTQFLARHRAPFAAPRPPPVSLGASPEAGRRLAVMALRLVARLAAACRALRRLEAEGDEEGWSEAKLEAEAARSELREAVRPLREPGYLQELGRKAEKARKRRQRLQRRKQEAEAAKEEEAARAAEREAEIDRWRAKCIQEVEEKNRERELKAAADSVLSEVRKKQADTKRMMDILRALEKLRKLRKEAAGRKGVCPPPSADEAFESQVESLKTLLKDRTELYEAEERALRVMLEGEQEEERKREMEKKQKKEREKLLQQKREIDSKLFGDPDEFPLAHLLQPFREYYLQAEHSVAALIQIRHEWDQYLVPADHPEGSCIPPGWVLPSLPTNDTWATAVR, encoded by the exons atggcggccccgccgccgccgccattcCCGGGCCGCTTCGCGCCTCCGTTCCGCTCCTTTCCCCCGGGACCTTTCccccccgctcctcctcctgctccctcctcgTCCTTCTCGGGCCGCCCGCTTCCCTTCTCGGCTGTGTCGGCGGCTCCCCCGCCGTTCCTGCTGCCCCCCGAGGCCGCTCCCTATTTCCCTGCTcctcgccccgccgccgccccgccgctcTTCCCCCCGTGGCCCTCAAGCGAGCGGCCCCCGGCCGGCCGCGGGGCCCCTCCGGGCGCTGcggaggcggaggaggaggcTCAGCAGCGGCAGCGGGACGAGCAATGGCTGACACAGTTCCTAGCCCGTCACCGGGCTCCTTTCGCtgctcctcgtcctcctccgGTGTCCCTCGGTGCCAGCCCCGAGGCCGGGCGGCGGCTGGCGGTGATGGCGCTGAGGCTGGTGGCTCGCCTGGCCGCCGCCTGCCGAGCCCTGAGGCGGCTGGAGGCTGAGGGGGATGAGGAAGGATGGAGCGAGGCGAAGCTGGAAGCTGAGGCGGCGAGGTCGGAGCTGCGGGAGGCCGTGAGGCCCCTGAGGGAGCCCGGCtatctgcaggagctggggaggaaggctgagaaggcgaggaagaggaggcagcgCCTCCaaaggaggaagcaggaggctgaggcggccaaggaggaggaggccgcCCGAGCTGCCGAGCGAGAGGCTGAGATCGACCGGTGGAGAGCCAAGTGCATCcaggaggtggaggagaagaACCGG gaGCGGGAACTTAAGGCTGCTGCAGACAGTGTCTTATCTGAGGTCAGGAAGAAGCAAGCAGACACAAAGAGAATGATGGACATCCTGCGTGCCTTAGAAAAGCTTCGGAAACTGAGAAAAGAGGCTGCTGGCAGAAAAG gtGTTTGTCCGCCTCCCTCAGCAGATGAAGCATTTGAAAGTCAGGTAGAAAGTCTCAAAACGTTGCTAAAAGACCGGACAGAGCTGTATGAAGCTGAGGAGAGAGCATTAAGAGTTATGTtggagggagagcaggaggaagaacggaagagagaaatggagaagaaacagaagaaggaaagggaaaaacttcTACAGCAGAAACGTGAAATTGATTCCAAGCTGTTTGGGGATCCAG ATGAATTTCCTCTTGCCCATCTACTGCAACCCTTCAGAGAATATTACTTACAAGCCGAGCATTCTGTAGCAGCTCTAATCCAGATCAG GCACGAGTGGGATCAGTACTTGGTGCCAGCCGATCACCCTGAAGGAAGCTGCATCCCTCCAGGATGGGTTCTTCCAAGTCTCCCCACAAACGACACTTGGGCCACTGCTGtcagataa